The proteins below are encoded in one region of bacterium:
- a CDS encoding TolC family protein, whose translation MRTLVAAAALAAMSALATPAAFAQTAELNDAAAESADVSAPREAWWTVMNDPTLDRLVREALAKNPGLAAARDAVREQRATASAALSPALPSVSVDLAATRTDVDPEGERESFAGASGASGAAAASAFSSSVPYSTESGSAYLAARWNVDVFGSTIRNSAALGRAADAALETRDERAASTALAVALAWYDLLAARMQAGAIETQITANEQMLELVQLRFERAAGTGLDVLQQRQQLAATATQRPAARARVVEAEAVLVELLGGAIDHAPGADALPEPPPAPEYGAPDDLLDNRPD comes from the coding sequence ATGAGAACCCTCGTTGCGGCCGCGGCGCTTGCCGCGATGTCGGCGCTGGCGACGCCGGCGGCCTTCGCGCAAACGGCCGAATTGAACGACGCGGCCGCGGAATCGGCGGACGTATCGGCGCCGCGCGAGGCGTGGTGGACGGTGATGAACGACCCGACGCTCGATCGGCTGGTGCGCGAGGCGCTCGCGAAAAATCCCGGCCTTGCCGCCGCGCGCGACGCGGTGCGCGAACAACGCGCCACGGCGTCGGCCGCGCTTTCGCCGGCGCTTCCGTCCGTGAGCGTCGATCTTGCCGCGACGCGGACGGATGTCGATCCGGAGGGCGAGCGCGAATCGTTCGCCGGCGCGTCGGGCGCAAGCGGCGCCGCGGCGGCGAGCGCGTTTTCGTCGTCGGTGCCGTATTCCACGGAGTCGGGCTCGGCGTATCTTGCCGCGCGCTGGAACGTGGACGTCTTCGGAAGCACCATCCGGAATTCCGCGGCGCTCGGGCGCGCGGCCGACGCGGCGCTCGAGACGCGCGACGAGCGCGCGGCGTCAACGGCGCTTGCCGTCGCGCTGGCGTGGTACGACCTGTTGGCCGCGCGGATGCAGGCGGGCGCGATCGAAACGCAAATCACCGCCAACGAGCAGATGCTCGAACTGGTGCAGCTTCGCTTCGAGCGGGCGGCGGGTACGGGGCTCGACGTGTTGCAGCAACGCCAGCAGCTTGCCGCGACGGCGACGCAACGGCCCGCGGCGCGCGCGCGCGTGGTGGAAGCGGAGGCGGTCCTCGTGGAGCTTTTGGGCGGAGCGATCGACCACGCGCCAGGGGCCGACGCGCTGCCCGAACCGCCGCCCGCCCCGGAATACGGCGCGCCGGACGATCTTCTCGACAATCGCCCGGACC
- a CDS encoding TetR/AcrR family transcriptional regulator encodes MGRPRHVSDETILKIARDCFREGGPAVSTEAIAERANISQAALFKRFHSKDELMFAALFPPQEPSWLALLESGPDARPIRAQLREIGRAFDRYFEEYVPNFAVLRACGALAHPPSRRSIPPAMLAHRALTLWFRRAAARGLVSGRRTQTLAMMFLGAFQSRAMAQHFTGGALALPRADAYVASVVDALCDGIEPAAAKGGRR; translated from the coding sequence ATGGGCCGGCCGCGCCATGTCAGCGACGAAACCATCCTGAAGATCGCGCGCGATTGCTTTCGCGAGGGCGGTCCCGCCGTCAGCACGGAGGCGATCGCCGAGCGCGCCAACATCAGCCAGGCGGCGCTTTTCAAGCGATTCCACAGCAAAGACGAGTTGATGTTCGCCGCGCTGTTCCCGCCCCAGGAGCCGTCGTGGCTCGCGCTCCTTGAGTCCGGGCCGGATGCGCGGCCGATCCGGGCGCAACTTCGCGAGATCGGCCGGGCGTTTGACCGCTACTTCGAGGAATACGTGCCGAATTTCGCGGTGCTGCGGGCGTGCGGCGCGCTGGCGCACCCGCCGTCCCGGCGGTCCATCCCGCCGGCGATGCTGGCGCACCGCGCGCTGACGTTGTGGTTTCGGCGCGCGGCGGCGCGCGGCCTCGTATCGGGGCGGCGGACGCAAACGCTCGCCATGATGTTCCTTGGCGCGTTCCAGAGCCGGGCGATGGCGCAGCACTTCACCGGCGGCGCGCTCGCGCTGCCCAGGGCGGATGCGTACGTCGCGTCGGTGGTGGACGCGCTTTGCGACGGCATCGAGCCGGCGGCGGCGAAAGGAGGCCGGCGATGA